In Ammospiza caudacuta isolate bAmmCau1 chromosome 30, bAmmCau1.pri, whole genome shotgun sequence, one DNA window encodes the following:
- the LOC131569380 gene encoding peroxisomal membrane protein PEX13-like isoform X1, with product MSYSNESCGISCPQPIAESSNEPCVQQCPDSRALILPPPVVVTIPGPVLSTFPQESVVGSSGPALPGRSFSSRSSQGYGGSFGLGGSGGSGSPLALGGSSGYGGSFGSGGYGGSLGYGSSFGSGGYGSSLGYGSSFGSGGYGSSLGYGSSFGSGGYGSSLGYGGYGSSRGYGGFSGYGGSLGYGGSRGYGGSFGLGSCGGYGGSQGYGGSLDYGRSLGYGGDTGYGGSFGGYEGSFGGYGGSLGGYGGTLGGYGGSFGNCGRSYSSGFSSRGLGYSLPGSQRWSRSRRGSCGVF from the coding sequence ATGTCCTACTCCAACGAGTCCTGCGGCatcagctgcccccagcccatcGCCGAGAGCTCCAACGAGCCATGTGTGCAGCAGTGCCCTGACTCCAGAGCTCTGATCCTGCCCCCGCCGGTGGTGGTGACCATCCCGGGCCCCGTgctcagcaccttcccccaGGAGAGCGTTGTGGGATCGTCGGGCCCAGCCTTGCCGGGGCGTTCCTTCAGTTCCCGCAGCTCCCAGGGCTACGGGGGCTCCTTTGGGCTGGGAGGATCTGGGGGTTCTGGGTCCCCCCTGGCCTTGGGGGGCTCCTCTGGCTATGGGGGTTCCTTTGGGTCTGGAGGTTATGGGGGTTCCCTGGGCTACGGCAGCTCCTTTGGGTCTGGAGGTTATGGGAGCTCCCTTGGCTATGGGAGCTCCTTTGGGTCTGGAGGTTATGGGAGCTCCCTTGGCTATGGGAGCTCCTTTGGGTCTGGAGGTTATGGGAGCTCCCTGGGCTATGGGGGCTATGGGAGCTCCCGGGGCTATGGGGGTTTCTCAGGCTATGGGGGCTCCCTTGGATATGGGGGCTCCCGGGGCTATGGGGGCTCCTTTGGCCTGGGAAGCTGTGGGGGCTATGGGGGCTCCCAGGGCTATGGGGGCTCCCTTGACTACGGCCGTTCCCTGGGTTATGGAGGTGACACTGGCTATGGGGGCTCCTTTGGGGGCTATGAGGGCTCCTTTGGGGGCTATGGAGGCTCCCTTGGGGGCTATGGGGGCACCCTCGGAGGCTATGGGGGCTCCTTTGGCAATTGCGGGAGGTCCTACAGCTCTGGCTTCTCCTCACGGGGCCTGGGCTattccctgcctggctcccagagatggagcaggTCCCGCCgtgggagctgtggggttttCTAA
- the LOC131569380 gene encoding scale keratin-like isoform X2, with protein MSYSNESCGISCPQPIAESSNEPCVQQCPDSRALILPPPVVVTIPGPVLSTFPQESVVGSSGPALPGRSFSSRSSQGYGGSFGLGGSGGSGSPLALGGSSGYGGSFGSGGYGGSLGYGSSFGSGGYGSSLGYGSSFGSGGYGSSLGYGGYGSSRGYGGFSGYGGSLGYGGSRGYGGSFGLGSCGGYGGSQGYGGSLDYGRSLGYGGDTGYGGSFGGYEGSFGGYGGSLGGYGGTLGGYGGSFGNCGRSYSSGFSSRGLGYSLPGSQRWSRSRRGSCGVF; from the exons ATGTCCTACTCCAACGAGTCCTGCGGCatcagctgcccccagcccatcGCCGAGAGCTCCAACGAGCCATGTGTGCAGCAGTGCCCTGACTCCAGAGCTCTGATCCTGCCCCCGCCGGTGGTGGTGACCATCCCGGGCCCCGTgctcagcaccttcccccaGGAGAGCGTTGTGGGATCGTCGGGCCCAGCCTTGCCGGGGCGTTCCTTCAGTTCCCGCAGCTCCCAGGGCTACGGGGGCTCCTTTGGGCTGGGAGGATCTGGGGGTTCTGGGTCCCCCCTGGCCTTGGGGGGCTCCTCTGGCTATGGGGGTTCCTTTGGGTCTGGAGGTTATGGGGGTTCCCTGGGCTACGGCAGCTCCTTTGGGTCTGGAG GTTATGGGAGCTCCCTTGGCTATGGGAGCTCCTTTGGGTCTGGAGGTTATGGGAGCTCCCTGGGCTATGGGGGCTATGGGAGCTCCCGGGGCTATGGGGGTTTCTCAGGCTATGGGGGCTCCCTTGGATATGGGGGCTCCCGGGGCTATGGGGGCTCCTTTGGCCTGGGAAGCTGTGGGGGCTATGGGGGCTCCCAGGGCTATGGGGGCTCCCTTGACTACGGCCGTTCCCTGGGTTATGGAGGTGACACTGGCTATGGGGGCTCCTTTGGGGGCTATGAGGGCTCCTTTGGGGGCTATGGAGGCTCCCTTGGGGGCTATGGGGGCACCCTCGGAGGCTATGGGGGCTCCTTTGGCAATTGCGGGAGGTCCTACAGCTCTGGCTTCTCCTCACGGGGCCTGGGCTattccctgcctggctcccagagatggagcaggTCCCGCCgtgggagctgtggggttttCTAA
- the LOC131569381 gene encoding scale keratin-like, with product MSCYDLCPPRSSAELCPVPRTSVAVPQPIAESCNELCARQCPDSSAFIQPPPVVVTFPGPILSSFPQQAVVGSSGAPAFGGSLGLGGLYGAGATQASGGLCTFGRAYAAPACSPCALPRYSKKLWDTCGPC from the coding sequence ATGTCCTGCTACGACCTGTGCCCACCCAGGAGCAgcgctgagctgtgcccagtgcccaggacCAGcgtggctgtgccccagcccatCGCTGAGAGCTGCAACGAGCTGTGCGCCCGCCAGTGCCCCGACTCGTCTGCCTTCATCCAGCCCCCGCCCGTGGTGGTCACCTTCCCCGgccccatcctcagctccttcccccagcaggcCGTGGTGGGCTCCTCCGGAGCACCGGCCTTTGgcggctccctggggctgggcggCCTCTATGGCGCCGGTGCCACCCAGGCCTCGGGGGGCCTCTGCACCTTTGGCAGAGCCTACGCTGCTCCCGCCTGCAGCCCTTGCGCCCTGCCCCGCTACAGCAAGAAGCTCTGGGACACCTGCGGGCCCTGCTAG
- the LOC131569477 gene encoding scale keratin-like produces the protein MSYSNESCGVSCPQPIAESSNEPCVQQCPDSRALILPPPVVVTIPGPVLSTFPQESVVGSSGPALPGRSFSSRSSQGYGGSFGLGGSGGYGGPLALGGSSGYGGSFGSGGYGSSLGYGSSFGSGGYGSSRGYGGSFGSGGYGSSLGYGGYGSSQGYGSSQGYGGFSGYGGSRGYGGSFGLGSCGGYGGSQGYGGSLGYGRSLGYGGGTGYGGSFGGYGGSFGGYGGSLGGYGGTLGGYGGSFGNCGRSYSSGFSSRGLGYSLPGSQRWSRSRRGSCGVF, from the coding sequence ATGTCCTACTCCAACGAGTCCTGCGGCgtcagctgcccccagcccatcGCCGAGAGCTCCAACGAGCCATGTGTGCAGCAGTGCCCTGACTCCAGAGCTCTGATCCTGCCCCCGCCGGTGGTGGTGACCATCCCGGGCCCCGTgctcagcaccttcccccaGGAGAGCGTTGTGGGATCGTCGGGCCCAGCCTTGCCGGGGCGTTCCTTCAGTTCCCGCAGCTCCCAGGGCTACGGGGGCTCCTTTGGGCTGGGAGGTTCTGGGGGTTATGGGGGTCCCCTGGCCTTGGGGGGCTCCTCTGGCTATGGGGGCTCCTTTGGGTCTGGAGGTTATGGGAGCTCCCTGGGCTACGGCAGCTCCTTTGGGTCTGGAGGTTATGGGAGCTCCCGGGGCTATGGGGGCTCCTTTGGGTCTGGAGGTTATGGGAGCTCCCTTGGCTATGGGGGCTATGGGAGCTCCCAGGGCTATGGGAGCTCCCAGGGCTATGGGGGTTTCTCAGGCTATGGGGGCTCCCGGGGCTATGGGGGCTCCTTTGGCCTGGGAAGCTGTGGGGGCTATGGGGGCTCCCAGGGCTATGGGGGGTCTCTTGGCTACGGCCGTTCCCTGGGTTATGGAGGTGGCACCGGCTATGGGGGCTCCTTTGGGGGCTATGGGGGCTCCTTTGGGGGCTATGGAGGCTCCCTTGGGGGCTATGGGGGCACCCTCGGGGGCTATGGGGGCTCCTTTGGCAATTGCGGGAGGTCCTACAGCTCCGGCTTCTCCTCACGGGGCCTGGGCTattccctgcctggctcccagagatggagcaggTCCCGCCgtgggagctgtggggttttCTAA